In Xyrauchen texanus isolate HMW12.3.18 chromosome 45, RBS_HiC_50CHRs, whole genome shotgun sequence, a single window of DNA contains:
- the upf2 gene encoding regulator of nonsense transcripts 2, with the protein MPAERKKSVNMEERETGSFSNKDRERDRDADRQAATSREKSKDETKMSGKKDGGKTAEEKKRRAEEDKRRKDEERKNKEEEKQRAEEEQKRREEEEKRQQEEQEKKLLEEEAKRQKEEVAAQLKEKEEAEQLHQEAWERHHGRKELRVKNQHVQEMRPEEAFFSRLDSSLKKNTAFVKKLRTLTEQQRCSLSQDFDSLNLSKYIGEAVSSMVEAKLKLSDVGCAVHLCSLFHQRYAEFAPLLLATWKRHFEARKEEKAPNVSKLRTDLRFIAELTIVGLFTDKEGLSLIYEQLKNIIGADRETHTHVSVIISFCKHCGDDIAGLVPRKVKNAVEKFGLSFPPSQIINSEKQQPFQNILREYFTSLTKHLKKDHRELQNIERQNRRILHSKGELSEDRHKQYEEFATTYQKLLANTQTLADLLDENMPDLPQDKTVQEEHGPGIDIFTPGKPGDYDLDGGIWEDEDARNFYENLVDLKAFVPAILFKDNEKSSQNNKEGHEGNSTEELEMELEALDITDDTIDLDPTDEVESEDLAKKLLEEQEQEDEEASTGSHLKLIVDAFIQQLPNCINRDLIDKAAMDFCMNMNTKSNRRKLVRALFTVPRQRLDLLPFYARLVATLHPCMSDVAEDLCSMLKGDFRFHIRKKDQINIETKNKTVRFIGELAKFKMFSKTDTLHCLKMLLSDFSHHHIEMVCTLLETCGRFLFRSPDSHLRTSVLLEQMMRKKQAQHLDVRYVTMVENAYYYCNPPPMEKTVRRKRPPLHEYIRKLLYKDLSKVTTEKVLRQMRKLPWQDADSKSYLISCMVNIWNVKYNSIHCVANLLAGLVAYQEDVGIHVVDGVLEDIRLGMEVNQPKFNQRRISSVKFLGELYNYRMLESAVIFRTLFSFISFGVNTDGSPSPLDPPEHLFRIRLVCTLLDTCGQYFDRGSSKKKLDCFLIYFQRYIWLKKSLDVWTKDQPFPIDIEYMMTDTLELLRPKMKLCSSLEEACAHVTQLEREFLIKLGLEKDGRSSSSMGENDALDEEDDDDEDDGGADTEEQSGNESEMNEPEEEEGSENEEEEREEEEENTDYLTDSNKENETDEENNEVTIRGGGLKHVACAEDEDFIQALDKMMLENLQQRSGEAVKVHQLDVAIPLQLKSQLKKSPAPSCTADADADITDTMQFVMLTRKGNKQQFKILNVPLSSHLAANHFNQQQAEQEERMRMKKLTLDINERQEQEDYQEMMQSLAQRPAPANTNRERRPRYQHPKGAPNADLIFKTGGRRR; encoded by the exons ATGCCTGCTGAGCGCAAGAAGTCAGTCAACATGGAGGAGAGAGAGACGGGCTCCTTCAGCAACAAGGACCGAGAGAGAGACCGAGATGCAGACAGACAGGCCGCCACCTCACGGGAGAAGAGCAAAGACGAGACCAAAATGAGTGGGAAGAAAGACGGAGGCAAGACGGCAGAGGAGAAGAAGAGGCGAGccgaggaggacaagaggaggaagGACGAGGAGAGAAAGAATAAAGAGGAGGAGAAACAGAGAGCTGAGGaggagcagaagagaagagaggaggaggagaagagacaGCAGGAGGAGCAGGAGAAGAAGCTGCTGGAGGAAGAAGCCAAACGACAGAAAGAGGAAGTGGCCGCTCAGCTGAA GGAGAAGGAGGAGGCGGAGCAGCTTCATCAGGAGGCGTGGGAACGACATCATGGTAGAAAGGAGCTGCGTGTGAAGAACCAGCACGTGCAGGAGATGCGTCCAGAGGAGGCGTTCTTCAGTCGCCTGGACTCCAGTCTGAAGAAGAACACGGCGTTCGTCAAGAAGCTGCGCACACTCACGGAACAGCAGCGCTGCTCGCTGTCGCAAGATTTCGACTCGCTCAACCTGAGCAAGTACATTGGTGAGGCCGTGAGCTCCATGGTGGAGGCCAAGCTGAAGCTGTCTGACGTGGGCTGCGCAGTGCATCTCTGCTCGCTCTTCCACCAGCGCTACGCCGAATTTGCACCGTTGCTGCTCGCCACCTGGAAGAGACACTTTGAGGCCCGGAAAGAGGAGAAGGCGCCCAACGTGAGCAAGCTGCGGACCGATCTGCGGTTCATCGCCGAGCTCACCATCGTGGGGCTTTTCACAGATAAAGAGGGGCTCTCGCTCATCTACGAGCAGTTGAAGAACATCATCGGCGCCGATCGTGAGACGCACACTCACGTGTCGGTCATCATCAGCTTCTGCAAGCACTGCGGAGACGACATCGCCGGTCTGGTGCCGAGGAAGGTGAAGAACGCTGTGGAGAAGTTTGGACTGTCGTTTCCTCCCAGTCAGAtcattaactccgagaaacagcAGCCGTTCCAGAACATTCTGAGAGAATACTTCACCTCACTCACTAAACACCTCAAAAAAGACCACAGAGAGTTACAGAACATCGAGAGACAGAACAG gcgTATTCTGCACTCCAAAGGCGAGCTCAGTGAAGACAGACATAAGCAGTATGAAGAGTTCGCCACCACCTATCAGAAGCTGCTAGCAAACACACAAACTCTGGCTGATCTTCTGGACGAGAACATGCCTGATCTTCCTCAGGACAAAACCGTACAGGAAG AACACGGTCCAGGCATCGATATCTTCACTCCAGGGAAACCGGGAGATTACGATCTGGACGGAGGGATTTGGGAGGATGAAGACGCCCGTAACTTCTATGAGAATCTGGTGGATCTGAAGGCGTTTGTTCCTGCGATCCTCTTCAAAGACAATGAGAAGAGCAGCCAGAACAACAAAG AGGGCCATGAGGGGAACAGTACAGAGGAGTTGGAGATGGAGCTGGAAGCTCTGGACATCACTGATGACACGATCGATCTAGACCCAACTGATGAAGTCGAGAGTGAAGACCTGGCCAAAAAATTACTTGAAGAGCAAG AACAAGAAGATGAGGAGGCGAGCACCGGCTCTCATCTCAAACTCATCGTCGACGCTTTTATCCAACAGCTGCCAAACTGCATCAACAGAGACCTGATTGACAAG GCTGCAATGGACTTCTGTATGAATATGAACACAAAGTCTAACCGCAGGAAGTTGGTTCGAGCTCTCTTCACGGTGCCAAGACAGAG gttGGATCTGTTGCCGTTCTACGCTCGTCTGGTGGCGACTCTGCACCCGTGTATGTCTGACGTGGCTGAAGATCTTTGTTCAATGCTCAAAGGAGATTTTAGATTTCAC atCAGAAAGAAAGACCAAATCAACATCGAGACCAAGAATAAGACGGTGAGGTTTATCGGGGAGTTGGCCAAGTTCAAGATGTTCTCCAAAACCGACACGTTGCACTGCCTCAAG ATGCTGTTGTCTGATTTCTCTCATCATCATATTGAGATGGTGTGCACGCTGCTGGAGACGTGTGGACGGTTCCTGTTCCGCTCACCTGACTCGCACCTGCGTACCAGCGTCTTATTG gaGCAAATGATGCGTAAGAAACAGGCTCAACATCTGGATGTGCGTTACGTGACGATGGTGGAGAACGCCTATTACTACTGTAACCCTCCACCGATGGAGAAGACCGTTCGCAGGAAGAGACCTCCGCTGCATGAGTACATCCGAAAACTCCTCTACAAAGACCTGTCAAAGGTCACTACTGAGAAA gtgttgaGGCAGATGAGAAAGTTACCATGGCAGGACGCTGACAGTAAGAGTTATCTCATCAGTTGTATGGTCAATATCTGGAACGTTAAATACAACAGCATCCACTGTGTGGCAAACCTGCTCGCTGGACTCGTGGCGTATCAGGAGGACGTGGGAATTCACGTGGTGGACGGCGTGCTGGAAGACATCCGCCTGGGcatggag GTGAACCAGCCGAAGTTTAACCAGCGTCGGATCAGCAGTGTGAAGTTTCTGGGCGAGCTGTATAACTATCGTATGCTGGAGTCTGCCGTCATCTTCAGAACGCTGTTCTCGTTCATCTCGTTCGGTGTGAACACCGATGGCTCGCCGAGCCCCCTCGACCCGCCCGAGCACCTGTTCCGCATCCGTCTGGTCTGCACTCTGCTTGACACATGCGGACAGTACTTTGACCGCGGATCCAGCAAGAAGAAACTCGACTGCTTCCTCATTTACTTCCAG aggtACATCTGGTTGAAGAAGAGTTTAGACGTGTGGACTAAAGACCAGCCGTTTCCCATCGATATTGAATACATGATGACAGACACACTGGAGCTGCTGCGGCCGAAAATGAAGCTGTGTTCGTCTCTGGAGGAGGCCTGCGCTCACGTCACACAGCTGGAGAGAGAATTCCTCATCAAACTAG GCCTGGAGAAGGACGGCCGCAGCTCCAGTTCGATGGGAGAGAATGATGCTCTGGATGAGGAAGATGACGATGATGAAGATGACGGAGGAGCCGACACTGAGGAACAGTCTGGAAATGAGAGTGAGATGAACGAACCCGAGGAGGAG GAGGGCTCAGAGAATGAGGAAGAGGAAcgtgaggaggaagaggagaacaCCGACTATCTGACCGACTCCAACAAAGAGAACGAGACCGATGAGGAAAACAAT GAGGTGACGATCCGCGGTGGAGGACTCAAACACGTGGCGTGTGCTGAAGATGAAGACTTCATCCAGGCGCTGGACAAAATGATGCTGGAAAACCTGCAG cAGCGCAGTGGAGAGGCAGTGAAGGTCCATCAGCTTGATGTGGCGATTCCACTGCAGTTAAAGAGCCAGTTGAAGAAAAGCCCCGCCCCCTCCTGCACTGCAGATGCAGACGCAGACATCACAGACACCATGCAGTTCGTCATGCTCACACGGAAAGGCAACAAGCAGCAg tTTAAGATCTTGAACGTGCCGCTGTCGTCTCACCTCGCGGCGAATCACTTCAATCAGCAGCAGGCCGAGCAGGAGGAGCGCATGCGCATGAAGAAACTCACGCTGGACATCAATGAACGACAGGAACAGGAGGATTATCAGG agATGATGCAGTCTCTCGCTCAGAGACCCGCCCCCGCCAACACAAACAGAGAACGCCGCCCGCGATACCAGCACCCAAAAGGAGCGCCCAACGCTGACCTCATATTCAAAACTGGCGGCAG GAGACGCTAA
- the LOC127637344 gene encoding dnaJ homolog subfamily C member 2: MLTEALEGQMTVVCSAVAASVQVQVEPVGRWFEAFLKRQSRNVSASFQELEEEEELSEEEEDEELQLEEYPMLKKLDPKDWKNQDHYAVLGLVHIRYKATQKQIKAAHKAMVLKHHPDKRKAAGEQIVEGDNDYFTCITKAIEILSDPVKRRAFDSVDPTFDNTVPSKAEGKENFFVVFAPVFERNARWSFKKHSPSLGTMESSFEDVDNFYSFWYNFDSWREFSYLDEEEKEKAECRDERRWIEKQNRASRAQRKKEEMNRIRTLVDTAYNCDPRIKKFKEEEKARKESEKKAKAEAKKREQEEKDRARLAEEAVARLAREKEEEVARQAAQLAKREKDAQKKAIKKERQKLRTTCKTHNYFTDNEADNVRMMEEVEKLCDRLELTSLQTLNESLVSGNKEQSKAALEKQVQEVNVQIQKEKEAEIQGQQTTRGSEHASGGGGVNNRGWNEEDLQLLIKAVNLFPAGTNARWEVIANYMNQHSNSGVKRTAKDVINKAKTLQKLDPNQKDEINRKAFEKFKKEHSVVPPTVDNAVPSERFDAVGAESNSTPWTTEEQKLLEQALKTYPVSTPERWEKISDAVPGRSKKDCMKRYKELVEMIKAKKAAKEQVAAKNKK, translated from the exons ATGCTGACGGAGGCGTTAGAAGGGCAGATGACTGTTGTGTGTTCCGCCGTCGCCG CCTCAGTCCAGGTTCAGGTCGAACCGGTCGGGCGCTGGTTCGAGGCGTTCCTGAAGCGCCAGAGTAGAAATGTGTCGGCCTCATTTCAGGAgttggaggaagaggaggagctgtctgaggaagaggaggatgaggagcTTCAGCTGGAGGAGTATCCCATGCTCAAGAAACTTGACCCCAAAGACTGGAAG AACCAAGATCACTATGCTGTTTTAGGTCTGGTTCACATCAGGTACAAGGCAACCCAGAAACAGATCAAAGCTGCTC ATAAAGCCATGGTCCTCAAACATCACCCAGACAAACGGAAAGCAGCGGGCGAGCAGATTGTGGAGGGCGACAACGATTATTTCACTTGTATAACAAAAG CAATAGAGATTCTGTCCGATCCTGTGAAGCGAAGAGCGTTTGACAGTGTGGATCCCACTTTTGACAACACCGTCCCGTCTAAGGCGGAAGGCAAAGAAAATTTCTTTGTGGTTTTTGCTCCAGTGTTTGAGAGGAATGCCAG GTGGTCTTTTAAAAAGCACAGCCCTAGTCTGGGGACCATGGAGTCGTCTTTTGAAGACGTTGATAATTTCTATTCCTTTTG GTACAACTTTGACTCatggagagaattttcatatttagaCGAAGAGGAAAAGGAAAAGGCTGAATG TCGAGATGAGAGAAGATGGATTGAGAAACAGAACCGAGCGTCTCGAGCACAGAGGAAGAAAGAAGAGATGAACAGAATACGAACTCTTGTCG ACACTGCCTACAACTGCGACCCCCGAATAAAGAAGTTCAAAGAGGAGGAAAAAGCCAGGAAAGAGTCAGAAAAGAAGGCCAAAGCAGAGGCGAAGAAACGCGAGCAGGAGGAGAAGGATCGG GCACGGCTGGCCGAGGAGGCGGTGGCACGTTTGGCGAGGGAGAAAGAAGAGGAGGTGGCGCGACAGGCGGCACAGCTGGCGAAGAGAGAGAAAGACGCCCAGAAGAAGGCAATCAAGAAAGAACGACAGAAACTCCGGACTACATGCAAG ACTCATAATTACTTCACAGATAATGAAGCTGACAACGTTCGAATGATGGAAGAGGTGGAGAAACTCTGTGATCGGCTAGAACTGACCAG tTTACAGACGCTGAATGAATCTTTGGTTTCTGGGAATAAAGAACAGAGTAAAGCAGCTCTGGAGAAACAG gtgcagGAAGTGAATGTTCAGATACAAAAGGAGAAGGAGGCGGAGATTCAAGGGCAGCAGACCACGCGAGGCTCCGAACATGCCAGCGGAGGGGGCGGAGTCAATAACAGAGGCTGGAACGAAGAAGATCTTCAACTGCTCATCAAAGCTGTGAACCTGTTTCCCGCCGGAACTAACGCCAG GTGGGAGGTGATCGCCAACTACATGAATCAGCACTCCAACAGCGGCGTGAAGAGAACGGCCAAAGATGTCATCAATAAAGCGAAAACGCTGCAGAAACTCG ATCCTAACCAGAAAGACGAGATTAACCGAAAGGCCTTTGAGAAGTTTAAGAAGGAGCATTCAGTCGTTCCTCCAACTGTTGACAACGCGGTGCCATCAGAACGCTTTGATG CCGTAGGTGCTGAATCAAACTCCACCCCCTGGACCACAGAGGAGCAGAAACTTCTAGAACAGGCTCTGAAGACCTACCCAGTGAGCACGCCAGAAAGATGGGAGAAAATCTCTGACGCTGTGCCCGGACGCTCCAAGAAAGACTGCATGAAGAGATACAAA GAACTGGTGGAGATGATAAAGGCAAAGAAAGCTGCCAAGGAACAGGttgctgctaaaaacaaaaaatga
- the pmpcb gene encoding mitochondrial-processing peptidase subunit beta — protein MAAATQRFGVAGRHFLKNFLNTRAINRTITGSSWRRSTQAVSQVVLNVPETKVTTLDNGLRVASEDSGLSTCTVGLWIDAGSRYENELNNGTAHFLEHMAFKGTRKRSQLDLELEIENMGAHLNAYTSREQTVYYAKAFTKDLPRAVEILADIIQNSTLGEAEIERERGVILREMQEVETNLQEVVFDYLHATAYQETPLGRTILGPTENIKTINRGDLVEYITTHYKGPRIVLAAAGGVSHNELIDLAKYHFGRLPARYSGEALSPCHFTGSEIRVRDDKMPLAHIAIAVEAVGWSHPDTIPLMVANTLIGNWDRSLGGGMNLSSKLAQMACQGNLCHSFQSFNTCYTDTGLWGLYMVCEPGSVGEMMHFTQMEWMSLCTSVTDSEVNRAKNLLKTNMLLHLDGSTPICEDIGRQMLCYSRRIPLHELEARIEAIDATTIKDVCMKYIFNKAPAIAAVGPIEQLPDYNRIRSGMYWLRP, from the exons ATGGCGGCGGCCACGCAGCGTTTCGGCGTAGCGGGGAGACACTTTTTAAAGAATTTTCTGAACACAAGAGCCATAAACAGG ACCATAACTGGGTCCAGTTGGCGCCGGTCCACTCAAGCGGTCAGTCAGGTGGTATTAAATGTACCTGAGACTAAAGTCACAACCCTTGACAACGGGCTGAGAGTGGCATCAGAAGACTCTGGATTGTCCACATGCACT GTTGGTCTGTGGATTGACGCTGGAAGCCGTTATGAAAATGAGCTCAATAATGGGACAGCCCACTTTCTGGAACACATGGCGTTCAAG GGCACCAGGAAGAGGTCACAGCTTGACCTTGAGTTGGAGATTGAGAATATGGGAGCGCACCTGAATGCGTACACCTCCAGAGAGCAGACCGTGTACTATGCTAAAGCATTTACTAAAGATCTACCCAGAG CGGTGGAAATTCTTGCTGACATCATTCAGAACAGCACGCTGGGAGAGGCGGAGATCGAGCGGGAGCGTGGAGTCATCCTCAGAGAGATGCAGGAAGTGGAGACCAACCTGCAGGAAGTTGTCTTTGATTACCTGCATGCTACAGCCTATCAGGAGACACCTCTGGGGAGAACCATCCTGGGTCCTACGGAGAACATCAA AACAATAAACCGAGGAGATCTGGTGGAGTACATCACAACACACTACAAGGGGCCAAGAATTGTATTAGCTGCAGCCGGAg gtGTATCACATAATGAACTTATTGATTTGGCCAAATATCATTTTGGAAGGTTGCCAGCCAGATACAGTGGAGAAGCATTATCGCCGTGCCATTTCACTGGCAGTGAG ATTCGTGTGAGAGATGACAAGATGCCTTTGGCTCATATAGCCATCGCAGTGGAGGCCGTTGGCTGGTCACATCCAGATACCATCCCACTGATGGTGGCCAACACGCTCATCGGGAACTGGGATCGGTCTCTTGGAGGTGGCATG AACTTGTCCAGTAAGCTGGCACAGATGGCGTGCCAAGGGAACCTGTGCCACAGCTTCCAGTCGTTTAACACTTGCTACACAGACACCGGTCTGTGGGGACTTTACATGGTGTGTGAGCCGGGAAGCGTTGGCGAGATGATGCATTTCACGCAGATGGAGTG GATGTCTCTGTGCACGAGTGTGACAGACAGTGAAGTTAATAGAGCTAAAAATCTGCTGAAGACAAACATGCTGCTTCACTTGGATG GATCTACACCTATTTGTGAAGACATCGGGCGGCAGATGCTGTGTTACAGCCGTAGGATTCCCCTACATGAGCTGGAGGCCAGAATAGAA GCCATCGATGCCACAACCATCAAGGATGTGTGTATGAAATACATCTTTAATAAAGCTCCCGCTATAGCGGCTGTCG gTCCGATCGAGCAGCTCCCGGATTATAACAGGATCCGCAGCGGCATGTATTGGTTAAGACCATAA
- the LOC127637346 gene encoding putative uncharacterized protein ENSP00000383309, which yields MDVQVHNNRTVHYGLNNYQNTHTVKDDLQFLSLEERECIMFFEETIDSLDEELDDKGAGIAARSHTPAEMLQAPAKARLHSAGHHDIIDLVHTTPKPNKHTDTLPDFQMLVSAPETHFEMKANRDPMVNFPPEEGAHHPPPGSVPTPVIIASKIAEHQGMGGGLAVPSVQIQRSSSLELPQNPMTKHAPPTHAKPMNLPNNISFMLGSREHIPHSIATEAVSVHERRAQMLANLPGSTHPLEGGEPACVRKNPMRRMSFRDPTPDQSRMEALSKLGLVRNRAQSTIQPSLGDSIAEGISYKTSTNTVQKTLKSDNVPIHTYNTSSSVHAPNVAKTSNTSKSLNAPNMANTANTANTTTNKASTRKVTSTANMTNGLDTTDYYQPSTVTKQVKPSPSPALTNTEVIHSDFNSYGGKSITLNPTMSIRAEYAPPQSATATSSPKKEAPEVQLNSFGGLSRVMNPSVLHRDEPDLGYSSYSHSPPSQSHVSHLNAYGARSKTFSPVKEDSSSVSSHPGSRTTDRVVPTRKMTSSPSKAPPQPVVTRQPPTPAPKPPHQSSPLSPTRTRTSPPSSELLHKPTQKQSFRAQGITVQFSGKGNTDEARRDALRKLGVLRDTS from the exons ATGGATGTTCAAGTGCACAACAATCGGACGGTTCACTATGGGCTGAACAACTATCAGAACACTCATACT gtaAAAGATGATCTACAATTCCTCAGTCTTGAGGAACGTGAGTGTATTATGTTCTTTGAGGAGACAATCGACTCACTAGATGAGGAGCTTGATGATAAGGGGGCGGGAATAGCTGCACGTAGCCACACACCTGCGGAGATGCTGCAAGCTCCCGCTAAAGCCCGACTTCACAGCGCTGGACATCATGACATCATTGACCTGGTGCACACTACACCTAAGCCcaacaaacatacagacacactgcCAG ATTTCCAAATGCTGGTTTCAGCCCCAGAGACCCATTTTGAGATGAAGGCCAATCGTGACCCCATGGTGAATTTCCCCCCGGAGGAGGGTGCTCACCATCCCCCACCTGGTTCGGTTCCCACCCCTGTAATAATCGCCAGTAAGATCGCGGAGCACCAGGGTATGGGCGGGGGCTTAGCGGTACCTTCAGTACAAATCCAGCGAAGCAGCAGTCTGGAGTTACCGCAGAACCCCATGACCAAACACGCCCCTCCGACTCATGCCAAGCCAATGAATCTCCCAAACAACATTAGCTTTATGCTTGGTAGCCGGGAACACATTCCCCATTCCATCGCCACAGAAGCTGTCAGTGTGCACGAGCGCCGGGCGCAGATGCTTGCCAACCTCCCTGGCTCCACCCACCCTCTGGAGGGAGGAGAGCCAGCCTGTGTCCGCAAAAATCCCATGCGACGCATGTCGTTCAGAGATCCAACGCCGGACCAGTCCAGGATGGAGGCGCTCTCAAAGCTTGGGCTCGTGAGGAACCGAGCGCAATCGACCATACAGCCATCTCTTGGGGACTCGATTGCAGAAGGCATCAGCTATAAGACCAGCACAAATACagttcagaagactttgaagAGTGATAATGTACCTATACACACCTATAACACTTCCAGTAGCGTTCATGCTCCAAACGTTGCTAAAACGTCTAACACTTCCAAGAGTTTGAATGCCCCCAACATGGCTAATACTGCTAATACTGCAAATACCACAACAAACAAGGCCAGTACCCGCAAGGTTACAAGTACAGCTAACATGACCAATGGCTTGGACACCACGGACTACTACCAACCCAGCACTGTTACCAAACAGGTCAAGCCTAGCCCCTCACCAGCACTTACAAATACTGAGGTCATACACAGTGATTTCAATAGTTATGGCGGTAAGAGTATCACCTTGAACCCCACAATGTCCATTAGGGCTGAGTATGCCCCACCTCAAAGTGCCACAGCCACTTCCTCACCCAAAAAAGAAGCCCCAGAGGTCCAACTCAACAGTTTCGGTGGTTTGTCCAGAGTCATGAATCCATCCGTGTTGCACAGAGATGAGCCAGACCTCGGTTATAGCAGCTACAGCCACTCGCCACCTAGCCAGAGCCACGTCAGCCACCTAAACGCCTATGGAGCCCGATCGAAGACCTTCTCACCTGTAAAAGAGGACAGCTCGTCTGTAAGCTCGCACCCTGGAAGCAGGACCACTGACAGAGTCGTACCTACAAGAAAGATGACCTCCTCACCCTCTAAAGCACCTCCCCAGCCAGTTGTGACCAGACAACCTCCCACTCCAGCTCCAAAACCACCTCACCAATCAAGTCCTCTGAGTCCCACCAGGACGAGAACCAGTCCTCCATCCTCAGAGTTACTTCACAAACCTACGCAGAAGCAGTCCTTCCGCGCACAGGGAATAACAGTCCAGTTCTCTGGGAAAGGAAACACAGATGAAGCCAGACGTGATGCGCTACGCAAACTAGGAGTGCTAAGGGATACTTCTTAA